In one window of Nycticebus coucang isolate mNycCou1 chromosome 23, mNycCou1.pri, whole genome shotgun sequence DNA:
- the APBB2 gene encoding amyloid beta precursor protein binding family B member 2 isoform X8, which yields MAERKNAKALACSSLQERTNVNLDVPLQVDFPTPKTELVQKFHVRYLGMLPADRPVGMETLNSAIESLMTSSNKEDWPSVNMNVADATVTVISEKNEEEVLVECRVRFLSFMGVGRDAHTFAFIMDTGNQRFECHVFWCEPNAGNVSEAVQAACMLRYQKCLVARPPSQKARPPPPPADSVTRRVTTNVKRGVLSLIDTLKQKRPVTETP from the exons ATGGCCGAGCGGAAGAATGCCAAAGCCCTGGCCTGCAGCTCCTTACAGGAAAGGACCAATGTGAACCTAGATGTTCCTTTGCAAG TAGATTTTCCAACACCAAAGACTGAGCTGGTGCAGAAGTTCCACGTGCGGTACCTGGGCATGTTACCTGCAGACAGACCGGTCG GAATGGAGACCCTGAACAGTGCCATAGAAAGTCTTATGACATCATCCAACAAGGAGGACTGGCCGTCAGTGAACATGAACGTGGCCGATGCTACTGTGACCGTCATCAGTGAAAAG AATGAAGAGGAGGTCTTGGTGGAGTGCCGAGTGCGATTCCTGTCCTTCATGGGTGTCGGGAGGGACGCCCACACGTTTGCCTTCATCATGGACACTGGGAACCAGCGCTTTGAGTGCCATGTTTTCTGGTGTGAGCCCAATGCTGGTAACGTGTCTGAGGCAGTCCAGGCCGCCTGCATG ttacGGTATCAGAAGTGCTTGGTAGCCAGGCCACCTTCACAGAAAGCCCGACCGCCTCCACCGCCAGCAGACTCAGTGACCAGAAGAGTCACTACCAATGTAAAGCGAGGGGTCCTGTCCCTTATTGACACTTTGAAACAGAAACGCCCTGTCACAGAAACGCCGTAG